A window from Micromonospora terminaliae encodes these proteins:
- the murJ gene encoding murein biosynthesis integral membrane protein MurJ: MSGGLYRSANAHGGGLPPDDGATFISAEPLNQPGVEATAPPQEVVAETSAAANSAVMAIGSLVSRGTGFVRNLMIGAALGTMVGDAFTTAQFLPNQVYEFLLGGVLTSVLVPVLVRRRKADADRGEAYAQRLLTLAVLALAATALIAVLLAPVLTALYAAGGKDPQYTQLVTRLSYLMLPMLFFTGISALIAAVLNTRGHFAAPMWAPILNNIVSIGTFGLYIVVYGATALRPGEVGWDRILLVGGGTLLGVAVQAVGLLPALRKVGFRWKLRFDFRELGLRELARLGAWMFCYVAVNQLGLFVVVNLLTRASGGDRKNAGLLIYNNVFLLLMMAHGIIAVSIITALMPRMSAAAADGRFRDVTADLSRGTRMVTAVLAPVAVCYAVLAGPISVVVFRYGAFTGDNAVATSTVLLVAAVGLVPFAISQLFTFAFYALPDTRTPALVNIPVVVLRVLLQVGLYLAFSATFAAAGMMLGNAISYVAAAVVSALLLRPRVGRIGLGGIMRTMGRVVVAALGAALVGLLVVKVLPGDPAHLSWLAAAVQLVIGGAVIGVTYLGLAMVLRIGEITEVVGMVRRRLGR, translated from the coding sequence ATGAGCGGCGGGCTCTACCGCAGCGCGAACGCGCACGGCGGCGGCCTGCCGCCGGACGACGGCGCCACCTTCATCTCGGCGGAGCCGCTGAACCAGCCGGGGGTCGAGGCCACCGCGCCGCCCCAGGAGGTCGTCGCCGAGACCAGCGCCGCGGCGAACAGCGCGGTGATGGCCATCGGCAGCCTGGTCAGCCGGGGCACCGGCTTCGTCCGCAACCTCATGATCGGCGCCGCGCTCGGCACCATGGTCGGCGACGCGTTCACCACCGCCCAGTTCCTGCCGAACCAGGTGTACGAGTTCCTGCTCGGCGGCGTGCTGACCAGCGTGCTCGTGCCGGTGCTGGTCCGCCGTCGCAAGGCCGACGCGGACCGTGGCGAGGCGTACGCGCAGCGGCTGCTGACCCTGGCGGTGCTGGCGCTCGCCGCCACCGCGCTGATCGCCGTGCTGCTGGCGCCGGTGCTGACCGCGCTCTACGCCGCCGGCGGGAAGGACCCGCAGTACACCCAGCTGGTCACCCGGCTGTCCTACCTGATGCTGCCGATGCTGTTCTTCACGGGCATCAGTGCGCTGATCGCCGCGGTGCTGAACACCCGGGGGCACTTCGCCGCCCCGATGTGGGCGCCGATCCTCAACAACATCGTCTCCATCGGCACCTTCGGCCTGTACATCGTCGTGTACGGCGCGACCGCGCTGCGGCCCGGCGAGGTGGGCTGGGACCGGATCCTGCTGGTCGGCGGCGGCACGCTGCTCGGCGTGGCGGTGCAGGCGGTCGGCCTGCTGCCGGCGCTGCGGAAGGTCGGCTTCCGCTGGAAGCTGCGCTTCGACTTCCGCGAGCTGGGCCTGCGTGAGCTGGCCCGGCTCGGCGCCTGGATGTTCTGCTACGTCGCGGTCAACCAGCTCGGTCTCTTCGTGGTGGTCAACCTGCTCACCCGGGCCTCCGGCGGCGACCGCAAGAACGCCGGCCTGCTGATCTACAACAACGTCTTCCTGCTGCTCATGATGGCGCACGGCATCATCGCCGTCTCGATCATCACGGCGCTGATGCCCCGGATGAGCGCGGCCGCCGCCGACGGCCGGTTCCGCGACGTCACCGCCGACCTGTCCCGGGGCACCCGGATGGTCACCGCGGTGCTCGCCCCGGTCGCGGTCTGCTACGCCGTGCTGGCCGGCCCGATCTCGGTGGTGGTCTTCCGGTACGGCGCCTTCACCGGCGACAACGCCGTGGCCACCTCGACCGTGCTGCTGGTGGCGGCGGTCGGCCTGGTCCCCTTCGCGATCAGCCAGCTCTTCACCTTCGCCTTCTACGCGCTGCCGGACACCCGCACCCCGGCGCTGGTCAACATCCCGGTGGTGGTCCTGCGGGTGCTCCTCCAGGTGGGCCTCTACCTGGCCTTCTCGGCCACCTTCGCGGCCGCCGGCATGATGCTCGGCAACGCGATCTCGTACGTGGCGGCGGCGGTCGTCTCGGCGCTGCTGCTCCGCCCCCGGGTCGGCCGGATCGGGCTGGGCGGGATCATGCGGACCATGGGCCGGGTGGTGGTCGCCGCGTTGGGCGCCGCGCTGGTCGGCCTGCTCGTGGTGAAGGTGCTCCCCGGCGACCCGGCGCACCTGAGCTGGCTGGCCGCGGCCGTCCAGCTGGTGATCGGCGGCGCGGTGATCGGCGTGACGTACCTCGGGCTGGCCATGGTGCTGCGGATCGGCGAGATCACCGAGGTGGTCGGGATGGTCCGGCGCCGGCTCGGCCGGTGA
- a CDS encoding protein kinase family protein, translating into MPSSTDPSIDTITEGGRVTQVGEGQEAEESSPPVVTFGAPAVGEVLAERYELVEHINNDSAGRLVWRGVDVVLRRPVAVVLRYPGGDSATEMLQAAVAASRVIHPNLVGVYDAIDEADRAYVVREWVDGQSLRELVTADGPLDPAHATAIGSAVASALAAVHATGMVHGNVHPGTVMISDDGRVVLADARTDGADSQENDLRAVGGVLYFALTGHWPHGEAPLHGATAGHGRAALPDAVRDAGGAIAAPRQVRAGVPAYLDDLTMDLLDPEMAPPSSDVLSAELNRLDVPADEHFLEQAGPLRFTADPGEEPSPLAAAGGRKVALGIAGLLAVALVGLLIGISALGDDKDPGKEPVAQPTSSAPAGGTTAPAAPVRKLNIQDVRIIDPESRDRAEVRNAEKVIDGDPNEGWETASYRNNGKFGGLKKGMGIWIDLGAPHTVKSIKATLSSTGASAELRAGKGEYPSSSSGDKALVAAYTERIGQPFEDHDGTTMVFDGFNPEAKYQYLLFWITELPEKDGGGGWKLGVQELTVEGS; encoded by the coding sequence ATGCCCAGCAGCACGGATCCATCGATCGACACGATCACCGAGGGAGGACGGGTGACCCAGGTCGGCGAGGGTCAGGAGGCGGAGGAGAGCTCTCCTCCGGTCGTGACCTTCGGTGCTCCCGCGGTCGGTGAAGTCCTTGCCGAGCGGTACGAGCTGGTCGAGCACATCAACAACGACAGCGCGGGCCGGCTGGTCTGGCGCGGTGTCGACGTCGTGCTGCGCCGCCCCGTCGCGGTGGTCCTCCGCTACCCCGGTGGCGACTCCGCCACCGAGATGCTCCAGGCGGCCGTCGCGGCGAGCCGGGTGATCCACCCCAACCTGGTCGGCGTCTACGACGCGATCGACGAGGCCGACCGGGCGTACGTGGTCCGCGAGTGGGTGGACGGCCAGTCGCTGCGCGAGCTGGTCACCGCCGACGGTCCGCTGGACCCGGCCCACGCCACGGCCATCGGCAGCGCGGTCGCGAGCGCCCTCGCCGCCGTGCACGCCACCGGGATGGTGCACGGCAACGTCCACCCCGGCACCGTGATGATCAGCGACGACGGCCGCGTGGTGCTGGCCGACGCGCGTACCGACGGGGCGGACAGCCAGGAGAACGACCTGCGGGCGGTCGGCGGGGTGCTCTACTTCGCCCTGACCGGGCACTGGCCGCACGGCGAGGCGCCACTGCACGGCGCCACCGCCGGCCACGGTCGCGCCGCCCTCCCCGACGCGGTCCGGGACGCCGGCGGCGCCATCGCCGCCCCCCGGCAGGTGCGCGCCGGGGTGCCGGCGTACCTCGACGACCTCACCATGGACCTGCTCGACCCGGAGATGGCCCCGCCCTCGTCGGACGTGCTGTCGGCCGAGCTGAACCGGCTCGACGTCCCCGCCGACGAGCACTTCCTGGAGCAGGCCGGCCCGCTGCGCTTCACCGCCGACCCGGGGGAGGAGCCCTCGCCGCTGGCCGCGGCCGGCGGTCGCAAGGTCGCCCTGGGCATCGCCGGGCTGCTCGCCGTGGCCCTGGTCGGGCTGCTCATCGGGATCAGCGCCCTCGGCGACGACAAGGACCCGGGCAAGGAGCCGGTGGCGCAGCCGACGAGCAGCGCGCCCGCCGGCGGCACCACCGCGCCGGCCGCGCCGGTCCGGAAGCTCAACATCCAGGACGTCCGGATCATCGACCCGGAGAGCCGGGACCGCGCCGAGGTGCGGAACGCCGAGAAGGTGATCGACGGCGACCCGAACGAGGGCTGGGAGACCGCCAGCTACCGGAACAACGGGAAGTTCGGCGGTCTGAAGAAGGGCATGGGGATCTGGATCGACCTCGGCGCCCCGCACACGGTCAAGTCGATCAAGGCCACCCTGTCCTCCACCGGCGCCTCGGCCGAGCTGCGCGCCGGCAAGGGCGAGTACCCGTCCAGCTCCTCCGGCGACAAGGCTCTCGTGGCGGCCTACACCGAGCGGATCGGGCAGCCGTTCGAGGACCACGACGGCACCACGATGGTCTTCGACGGGTTCAACCCGGAGGCGAAGTACCAGTACCTCCTCTTCTGGATCACCGAGCTGCCGGAGAAGGACGGCGGCGGCGGCTGGAAGCTCGGCGTCCAGGAACTGACGGTCGAGGGCTCGTGA
- the sigM gene encoding RNA polymerase sigma factor SigM, translated as MAGRGGRTPEPATGDGPATGRSDLDLLRAHVAGDRDAFTELFHRHRDRLWAVALRTLGDREEAADALQDALLSAHRAAARFRGDSAVTTWLHRIVVNACLDRIRRRQAHATVPLPDGVHTDGEPGRHTGGVEPAAPARDHDTALVVRQALAALPAEQRAALVLVDVQGYPVAEVARILGVAEGTVKSRCARGRARLAVLLGHLRTGSDEVADVPRVTGGNPRPPEGVGSTSGSSRRDASQEET; from the coding sequence ATGGCGGGTCGCGGTGGGCGTACGCCCGAACCGGCGACCGGGGACGGCCCGGCAACCGGCCGGTCCGACCTCGACCTGCTGCGGGCGCACGTCGCCGGCGACCGGGACGCCTTCACCGAGCTGTTCCACCGGCACCGCGACCGGCTCTGGGCGGTGGCCCTGCGGACGCTCGGCGACCGCGAGGAGGCCGCCGACGCCCTCCAGGACGCGCTGCTGTCGGCGCACCGCGCCGCGGCCCGGTTCCGGGGCGACTCGGCGGTCACCACCTGGCTGCATCGGATCGTGGTCAACGCCTGCCTAGACCGGATCCGGCGGCGCCAGGCGCACGCGACCGTCCCGCTGCCGGACGGGGTACACACCGACGGGGAGCCCGGCCGGCACACCGGCGGGGTGGAACCGGCGGCGCCGGCCCGGGACCACGACACCGCCCTGGTGGTCCGGCAGGCCCTCGCCGCGCTCCCGGCCGAGCAGCGGGCCGCGCTGGTGCTGGTGGACGTGCAGGGCTACCCGGTGGCCGAGGTGGCCCGGATCCTCGGGGTCGCCGAGGGGACGGTGAAGAGCCGGTGCGCCCGGGGCCGGGCCCGGCTGGCCGTGCTCCTCGGCCACCTGCGGACCGGCTCCGACGAGGTCGCGGACGTGCCCCGGGTCACCGGCGGGAACCCGCGGCCGCCCGAGGGCGTCGGATCCACGTCGGGATCGTCCCGGCGGGACGCCAGCCAGGAGGAGACGTGA
- the trxB gene encoding thioredoxin-disulfide reductase, translating to MDEVRNLIIIGSGPAGYTAAVYAARANLKPLVIEGVQSGGALMTTTEVENFPGFADGILGPELMDNMRKQAERFGAEFLTDDVTRVELKDTGEVGSNTVSTVWVGETAYRAKAVILSTGSAWRPLGVPGEQEYLGHGVSSCATCDGFFFRNQHIVVVGGGDSAMEEASFLTRFADSVTIIHRRDSFRASKIMAARALGNEKIKVEWNSVIEEILGEDGKVSGVRLRNVHTGETKVLDVTGVFVAIGHDPRSELFRDQVELDDEGYVKVQAPSTRTSIPGVFAAGDVVDHTYRQAITAAGTGCAAALDAERFIATLQG from the coding sequence GTGGACGAGGTCCGCAACCTGATCATCATCGGCTCCGGGCCGGCCGGTTACACGGCGGCGGTCTACGCCGCGCGCGCCAACCTCAAGCCGCTGGTCATCGAGGGCGTGCAGTCCGGCGGTGCGCTGATGACCACCACCGAGGTGGAGAACTTCCCCGGTTTCGCGGACGGCATCCTCGGCCCCGAGCTGATGGACAACATGCGCAAGCAGGCCGAGCGGTTCGGCGCCGAGTTCCTCACCGACGACGTGACCCGCGTCGAGCTGAAGGACACCGGCGAGGTGGGCTCCAACACGGTGAGCACCGTCTGGGTGGGCGAGACGGCCTACCGGGCGAAGGCGGTCATCCTCTCGACCGGCTCGGCCTGGCGCCCGCTGGGCGTGCCGGGCGAGCAGGAGTACCTGGGCCACGGCGTGTCGTCCTGTGCCACCTGTGACGGCTTCTTCTTCCGCAACCAGCACATCGTGGTGGTCGGCGGCGGCGACTCGGCGATGGAGGAGGCCAGCTTCCTCACGCGGTTCGCCGACTCCGTGACGATCATCCACCGCCGCGACTCGTTCCGCGCCAGCAAGATCATGGCCGCCCGTGCCCTCGGCAACGAGAAGATCAAGGTCGAGTGGAACAGCGTCATCGAGGAGATCCTCGGCGAGGACGGCAAGGTCAGCGGCGTACGGCTGCGCAACGTGCACACCGGTGAGACGAAGGTGCTCGACGTCACCGGCGTCTTCGTGGCGATCGGCCACGACCCCCGCAGCGAGCTGTTCCGCGACCAGGTGGAGCTCGACGACGAGGGGTACGTGAAGGTCCAGGCGCCGAGCACGCGCACCAGCATTCCGGGCGTCTTCGCCGCCGGTGACGTGGTCGACCACACCTACCGGCAGGCCATCACGGCGGCCGGCACGGGCTGTGCGGCCGCCCTGGACGCCGAGCGCTTCATCGCCACCCTGCAAGGCTGA
- the trxA gene encoding thioredoxin: MGATKAVTDASFASDVLKSDKPVLVDFWAEWCGPCRKVSPLLEEIAGEMADQVTIVKLNIDENPETARTYRVMSVPTLTIFKNGEPVQSIAGAKPKGELVKLIESAL, encoded by the coding sequence GTGGGAGCAACCAAGGCGGTCACGGACGCGAGCTTCGCGAGCGACGTGCTGAAGTCCGACAAGCCGGTTCTGGTCGACTTCTGGGCGGAGTGGTGCGGTCCGTGCCGCAAGGTCTCGCCGCTGCTGGAGGAGATCGCGGGCGAGATGGCTGACCAGGTCACCATCGTCAAGCTCAACATCGACGAGAACCCCGAGACGGCGCGCACCTACCGGGTGATGTCCGTGCCGACCCTGACCATCTTCAAGAACGGCGAGCCGGTGCAGTCCATCGCCGGCGCCAAGCCGAAGGGTGAGCTGGTCAAGCTCATCGAGTCGGCGCTCTGA